A single genomic interval of Bacteroidota bacterium harbors:
- a CDS encoding M48 family metallopeptidase, whose amino-acid sequence MEEVKVLHITSNLSIDVVRKDIKNMHLAVYPPTGRVRIAAPLRVNDEAVKLFAISKISWIRKHQRNFEAQDRQAPRQYKERESHYFLGKRYLLRITENDAPAKVELKTKTYIDLLVRPNTTTEQKQTILNEWYRTELKKLVQPLIDKWQQQIGVTVADWQVKQMKTKWGTCNIEKKRIWINLELAKKPIHCLEYIIVHELIHLLERHHNDRFLSLMEKHMPQWKFYREELNRLPVSHGEWTY is encoded by the coding sequence ATGGAAGAAGTAAAGGTTTTACATATCACTTCCAATCTAAGTATTGATGTTGTTCGCAAAGACATCAAGAATATGCACTTGGCTGTTTATCCGCCAACAGGCAGGGTTCGTATTGCTGCACCCTTGCGAGTAAATGATGAAGCGGTAAAACTTTTTGCCATTTCAAAAATCAGTTGGATACGTAAACACCAACGCAACTTTGAAGCACAAGACAGACAAGCACCCAGACAATACAAAGAACGGGAAAGCCATTACTTTTTAGGGAAACGCTACTTGTTGAGAATTACCGAAAACGATGCACCTGCCAAAGTTGAACTAAAGACAAAGACCTACATTGATTTATTAGTAAGACCCAACACGACAACGGAACAGAAACAAACCATTCTCAACGAATGGTATAGGACAGAATTAAAGAAACTCGTTCAACCACTTATTGACAAATGGCAACAGCAAATTGGTGTAACCGTTGCGGACTGGCAAGTAAAACAAATGAAAACCAAATGGGGAACCTGCAACATTGAGAAAAAACGAATCTGGATAAACCTTGAATTAGCAAAAAAGCCGATTCACTGTTTGGAATATATTATCGTTCACGAACTCATTCACCTATTGGAAAGACATCACAACGACAGATTTCTTTCACTAATGGAAAAGCATATGCCCCAATGGAAATTTTATAGAGAAGAATTAAATCGTTTACCAGTAAGCCACGGAGAATGGACATACTAA
- a CDS encoding type I restriction endonuclease subunit R, with translation MSKVGQIERATQNRVVKLFKEVLKYDYLGNLEKEEDNSNIDEALLTAYLTKKGHSENLIGKVLYEFKKIATINTNDDLYQANKNVYAALRYGINVKEEAGQNKETVYLIDWKNPLENDFAIAEEVTIKGQHNKRPDIVLYINGIALGVLELKRSTVSVSEGIRQNNDNQKHLFIKPFYTTIQLVMAGQDVEGLRYAAIDTPEKYYLKWKEVNEEFNPNDTYLLELAKPIREQASQAENLLDKNIIEMLGKERLIEILHDFVVFDRGQKKFCRPNQYFGIKAAQESIRNHEGGIIWHTQGSGKSLTMVWLTKWIREFNPNARVLIITDRDELDKQIEKVFKGVDEHILRTKSGADLIEKLNATTPWLLCSLIHKFGNKEEADYDSYLEELKNSLPKDFKPKGEFYVFVDECHRSQSGDLNKAMRKILGEDALFIGFTGTPLMKADKQKSIEIFGKYIHTYKFDEAVKDGVVLDLRYEARDIEQKITSLDKIDAWFDSKTKGLTDFAKTELKQKWGTMKKVFSSVGRLQKIVADILLDMETRERLQNGRGNAILVSDSIYNACRFYQLFQDSGFTRCAIVTSFAPSHSDIKGEGEGYTEKLMQYDIYQKMLNGKTPEDFEDEVKKRFIDEPAQMKLLIVVDKLLTGFDAPSATYLYIDKSMRDHGLFQAICRVNRLDGDDKDYGYIIDYKDLFGSLESAYKDFTSKAFEDYDKKDVEGLLSDRLAKGKERLDDALETIRGLCEDVVPPKGTQQYIAFFCGNPQIKEDLKDTEPKRVALYKAVISLIRAYANIADEMEEAGYAAAQIEKIKEEIKHFENVRKEIQLASGDWVDLKQYEPAMRHLIDSYIAAEESKKVSAFDDFSLVELLVKDGKGALDKLPENIKKNKEAMAETIENNLRKVIIEESPTNPIYYEKMSVLLDELIKLRNEEAEAYEKYIEEIVKLAVKIKKPETSNEYPSSINTQAKRALYDNLDRDEQCTIAMDSAVIYGKHDDWEGTLSKEKHLKNKVVKPVLEEYDKAEKLDPIFEVIKQQREYK, from the coding sequence ATGAGCAAAGTAGGACAAATAGAACGTGCCACCCAGAACCGTGTAGTCAAGCTTTTCAAGGAAGTTTTAAAATATGATTATTTGGGTAATCTTGAAAAAGAAGAAGACAACAGCAATATAGATGAAGCTTTGCTCACGGCTTATCTTACCAAAAAAGGACACAGCGAAAACCTGATTGGCAAGGTGCTGTATGAGTTTAAAAAAATTGCTACCATCAATACCAATGACGACCTGTATCAGGCCAATAAAAATGTATATGCTGCACTACGTTATGGTATCAATGTAAAAGAAGAAGCAGGTCAAAACAAAGAAACCGTTTACCTGATTGACTGGAAAAATCCGCTTGAAAATGATTTTGCCATAGCCGAAGAAGTAACCATCAAAGGGCAGCACAACAAACGCCCCGATATAGTACTGTACATTAACGGCATTGCCCTTGGCGTATTGGAATTGAAACGGAGCACGGTTTCTGTTTCGGAAGGTATTCGCCAAAACAACGACAACCAAAAGCATCTCTTCATCAAACCGTTTTACACCACCATTCAGTTAGTGATGGCAGGGCAAGATGTGGAAGGATTGCGGTATGCAGCCATTGACACCCCTGAAAAGTATTACCTGAAATGGAAAGAGGTCAATGAAGAATTTAACCCCAACGATACTTACCTGCTGGAACTGGCCAAGCCCATCAGGGAACAAGCATCCCAAGCAGAAAACCTGCTCGACAAGAACATCATTGAAATGTTGGGTAAAGAAAGGCTCATTGAAATCCTGCACGATTTTGTAGTGTTTGACCGTGGGCAAAAGAAATTTTGCCGCCCCAATCAGTATTTCGGTATCAAAGCCGCACAAGAAAGCATCCGCAACCACGAAGGCGGTATTATATGGCACACGCAAGGCAGTGGTAAGAGTTTAACAATGGTGTGGCTTACCAAGTGGATTCGGGAGTTTAACCCCAATGCCCGTGTGCTCATCATCACCGACCGTGACGAACTGGATAAGCAAATAGAAAAAGTTTTCAAAGGCGTAGATGAGCACATACTTCGCACCAAAAGCGGAGCCGATTTGATTGAAAAACTCAATGCCACTACCCCGTGGTTGTTGTGTTCACTCATTCACAAATTCGGCAACAAAGAAGAAGCTGACTACGACAGCTATCTGGAAGAACTTAAAAACAGTTTGCCCAAAGATTTCAAACCCAAAGGCGAGTTTTATGTATTTGTAGATGAATGTCATCGAAGCCAAAGCGGAGACCTGAACAAAGCAATGCGGAAGATTTTGGGTGAAGATGCCTTGTTCATTGGTTTCACGGGAACGCCACTAATGAAAGCCGACAAACAAAAGAGCATTGAAATTTTTGGCAAATACATTCATACCTACAAATTTGATGAAGCCGTAAAAGACGGTGTTGTTTTGGATTTGCGTTATGAAGCCCGTGACATTGAGCAGAAAATCACTTCACTGGATAAGATTGACGCCTGGTTTGATAGCAAAACAAAAGGCTTGACCGATTTTGCCAAAACCGAACTGAAACAAAAATGGGGCACAATGAAAAAGGTGTTCAGTTCAGTAGGGCGTTTGCAGAAAATCGTTGCCGATATTCTGCTGGATATGGAAACCCGTGAACGCTTGCAAAACGGTAGAGGTAACGCCATTTTGGTTTCGGATAGTATTTACAACGCTTGCCGCTTTTATCAGTTGTTTCAGGATTCAGGATTTACCCGTTGTGCTATCGTTACATCATTTGCCCCTTCGCACAGCGACATTAAAGGCGAAGGCGAAGGCTACACCGAAAAGTTGATGCAGTATGACATTTACCAAAAAATGCTCAACGGCAAAACTCCCGAAGACTTTGAAGACGAAGTAAAAAAGCGCTTCATTGACGAACCTGCCCAAATGAAACTGCTGATTGTGGTGGACAAACTGCTCACAGGTTTTGATGCACCTAGTGCCACCTATTTGTACATAGATAAAAGTATGCGAGACCACGGTTTGTTTCAGGCCATTTGCCGTGTAAACCGTTTGGATGGGGATGATAAAGATTACGGCTACATCATTGACTATAAAGATTTGTTCGGCAGTCTGGAAAGTGCCTACAAGGATTTTACTTCCAAAGCCTTTGAAGATTACGACAAAAAAGATGTAGAAGGCTTGCTTTCTGACCGCTTGGCAAAAGGCAAAGAACGCTTGGACGATGCCTTGGAAACCATCAGAGGCTTATGCGAAGATGTAGTTCCACCAAAAGGTACACAACAATACATTGCTTTCTTCTGCGGAAATCCGCAAATCAAAGAAGACCTGAAAGACACCGAACCCAAACGAGTTGCTTTGTATAAGGCCGTTATTTCATTAATCAGAGCTTATGCTAACATAGCCGATGAAATGGAAGAAGCGGGCTACGCTGCGGCTCAAATCGAGAAGATAAAAGAGGAAATCAAACACTTTGAAAATGTTCGAAAGGAAATCCAGTTAGCCAGTGGCGACTGGGTGGATTTGAAACAATACGAACCTGCAATGCGGCATTTGATTGACAGTTACATTGCTGCTGAAGAAAGCAAAAAAGTGTCAGCTTTTGATGATTTCAGTTTGGTGGAATTGTTGGTGAAAGACGGAAAAGGAGCTTTGGATAAACTTCCTGAGAATATCAAGAAGAACAAAGAAGCGATGGCAGAAACCATTGAGAACAACTTGCGAAAAGTAATCATAGAAGAAAGTCCGACCAACCCGATTTATTACGAGAAAATGAGTGTGCTGTTGGACGAACTCATTAAACTCCGCAATGAAGAAGCGGAAGCCTACGAGAAATACATAGAAGAGATTGTAAAACTGGCGGTAAAAATCAAAAAGCCCGAAACCAGTAACGAATATCCGTCAAGCATCAACACCCAAGCCAAACGGGCATTGTATGACAATCTTGACCGAGACGAACAATGCACCATTGCGATGGACAGTGCCGTGATTTATGGCAAACACGATGATTGGGAAGGAACACTTTCTAAAGAAAAGCATTTGAAAAATAAGGTTGTAAAACCAGTATTGGAAGAATACGACAAGGCAGAAAAGTTAGACCCCATTTTTGAAGTGATTAAACAACAAAGAGAATACAAGTAA
- a CDS encoding McrC family protein, which translates to MIVLSEQYGYRNPRSIDDIERFAAALNNQHYSKSIQRGENKAYCFKILYTEDETNPYRFETSYFVGVDWIVENELPIYVKPKLDDDTSEVNYVKMLFDVLKEPENYNHLDQLCEINFEKPSIAIEQKQDLLTPLLLIQYINILKKIVQKGLKKSYYTVTKNLNAKVKGKILINETIKKNHFNNKMLYSYCQYSEFGINSTENKVLKKALAFSIAAMENLKGVELSSLNGLVNYIQPAFLNVDSEVNIEELKSIKPNKLYKEYEQALKFAKHILRRYGYNISTANSTTINTPPFWIDMSKLFELYVFSKLKERFTHHKEVTYHQKFNYLEPDFIVNSNDGSTKMVVDAKYKPKYQNGNISTEDIRQISGYARLNKIYKFLEIEDDKVIDCLVIYSNQGANRIDFTGDNFKIEEEKEYKRFFKIGIELPIKT; encoded by the coding sequence ATGATTGTACTTAGCGAACAATATGGCTATAGAAATCCAAGGTCAATAGATGATATTGAACGCTTTGCTGCTGCGTTAAATAATCAGCATTACAGCAAATCCATACAGCGTGGCGAAAACAAAGCATACTGCTTTAAAATCCTATACACCGAAGATGAAACCAATCCCTATCGCTTTGAAACATCCTACTTCGTAGGTGTTGACTGGATTGTGGAAAATGAACTGCCGATTTATGTAAAACCAAAGCTGGATGATGATACTTCAGAGGTGAATTATGTAAAAATGCTTTTTGATGTATTGAAAGAGCCTGAAAACTATAACCACTTAGACCAACTTTGTGAAATCAACTTTGAGAAGCCCAGTATTGCCATTGAGCAAAAACAAGATTTATTAACGCCTTTACTTCTTATTCAATACATCAACATCCTTAAAAAGATTGTGCAAAAGGGATTAAAAAAATCGTATTACACGGTTACAAAAAATCTAAATGCAAAAGTGAAAGGCAAAATCTTGATCAACGAAACTATCAAGAAAAATCATTTCAATAATAAAATGCTTTATAGTTATTGCCAATACTCAGAGTTTGGTATTAATAGCACTGAAAACAAAGTTTTGAAAAAAGCATTGGCGTTTTCCATAGCAGCAATGGAAAATTTAAAAGGCGTTGAACTTTCTTCATTAAATGGATTAGTAAATTATATACAACCCGCTTTTCTCAATGTAGATAGCGAAGTAAACATTGAAGAACTGAAAAGCATCAAACCGAACAAACTTTATAAAGAATATGAGCAAGCATTAAAATTTGCGAAGCATATTTTAAGAAGATACGGGTACAACATTTCAACAGCCAATTCTACCACAATCAATACTCCACCATTTTGGATTGATATGAGTAAACTGTTTGAGTTGTATGTATTTTCAAAACTGAAAGAACGGTTTACGCATCATAAAGAAGTAACCTATCATCAAAAATTCAATTATCTGGAGCCCGATTTTATTGTAAACAGCAATGATGGTTCAACAAAAATGGTGGTGGATGCTAAATACAAACCAAAATACCAAAACGGCAATATTAGCACCGAAGACATTAGACAAATAAGCGGTTACGCAAGACTGAATAAGATTTACAAGTTTTTGGAAATTGAAGATGATAAGGTAATCGACTGCCTTGTAATTTACTCTAATCAGGGAGCAAACCGAATAGATTTTACAGGTGATAATTTCAAAATTGAAGAAGAAAAAGAATACAAAAGGTTTTTCAAAATAGGCATTGAATTACCGATTAAAACATAA
- a CDS encoding AAA family ATPase, with amino-acid sequence MEFENIGDLVNQINTALDEFCNEFGRKRKELAGLGKVPKRGILFTYDQSKGNDWAINEGGGTEVQYHIAFNVDDLEIRYGLGFNTQYVPFANQMSTVEYMQPFMIAFLKYEKRIREILPDYGFVYGNIDQLRNPQHDQYTLFGKTVEAEERGNKYFVEDNDFQNILSDLRNQFEVYQIIFTEKNNFKKVAMSINNSIDILTSKGQIILQGPPGTGKTYTAKDIAEKIIFNDITDDKKKQKQRLEETEQFKLIQFHPAYSYEDFVRGIVAESKGIQINYVTKDKLLADFAKEAYKNWKAATEPKEKVARETWVKETLEDFKDFLAEQIEEKDEKLMITGKVYINRITENSIRYNSDAWEVDGGVPVSDIIKMYLADTTTRRQIKDNPELTKTAKSLSTYWLEILKLFKKYIADNNLKPIETSESIPEKIFVLIIDEINRANLPAVLGELIYALEYRGEKVESMYPIDDDNTLVIPPNLYIIGTMNTSDRSVGHIDYAIRRRFAFIDVLPKVLEGDSFELELFKNVSALFIQNLDEYLQDNTVELKLSEHLSEEFRPEDVWLGHSYFIKGEGDFSLRKKYEIVPILKEYVKDGILKKSAETIINTL; translated from the coding sequence ATGGAATTTGAAAACATAGGAGATTTAGTCAATCAAATCAATACGGCTTTAGACGAATTCTGTAATGAATTTGGTCGAAAGCGAAAGGAGTTAGCTGGGTTGGGTAAAGTGCCAAAACGGGGCATTTTGTTTACTTACGACCAATCAAAAGGCAATGATTGGGCAATAAACGAAGGTGGAGGAACAGAGGTGCAATATCATATTGCCTTTAACGTTGATGATTTGGAAATAAGATACGGATTAGGCTTCAATACACAATACGTTCCGTTTGCGAATCAAATGAGTACGGTTGAGTATATGCAGCCGTTTATGATTGCATTTCTAAAATATGAAAAAAGAATCAGAGAAATATTGCCAGACTATGGTTTTGTTTATGGCAATATAGATCAACTGAGAAATCCGCAGCACGACCAATATACGCTTTTTGGCAAGACGGTTGAAGCAGAAGAACGAGGGAATAAATACTTCGTTGAGGATAATGATTTTCAAAATATCCTTTCCGATTTAAGGAATCAATTTGAAGTCTACCAAATCATTTTTACAGAAAAAAACAACTTTAAAAAAGTAGCTATGAGCATTAATAATAGCATTGATATTCTAACATCAAAAGGACAAATTATTCTGCAAGGCCCTCCCGGAACAGGCAAAACATATACCGCAAAAGATATTGCAGAAAAAATAATTTTTAATGACATTACCGATGATAAGAAAAAACAAAAACAGAGATTAGAAGAAACTGAGCAATTCAAGCTTATTCAGTTTCATCCTGCCTATTCCTATGAAGATTTTGTAAGAGGTATTGTGGCCGAAAGCAAGGGAATACAAATAAATTACGTCACAAAGGATAAACTATTGGCGGACTTTGCCAAAGAAGCCTATAAGAACTGGAAAGCAGCCACTGAGCCGAAAGAGAAAGTGGCAAGAGAAACCTGGGTAAAAGAAACGTTGGAAGATTTTAAAGATTTTCTTGCCGAACAAATCGAGGAAAAGGATGAAAAATTAATGATTACAGGCAAAGTATATATCAATCGTATTACTGAAAACAGTATTCGATACAATTCCGATGCTTGGGAAGTGGATGGTGGTGTTCCTGTTTCGGACATAATAAAAATGTATTTGGCTGACACCACAACAAGAAGACAAATAAAAGACAACCCGGAATTAACCAAAACTGCAAAAAGTTTATCAACCTATTGGCTTGAAATCTTAAAGTTGTTCAAAAAATATATTGCTGACAACAACTTAAAACCCATCGAAACATCTGAAAGTATTCCTGAGAAAATATTTGTACTCATCATAGATGAAATAAACAGAGCCAATTTGCCTGCCGTTTTGGGTGAATTGATTTATGCTTTGGAATACAGAGGTGAAAAAGTAGAAAGTATGTACCCGATAGACGATGATAATACACTCGTTATTCCACCTAACTTGTACATCATTGGAACAATGAATACCTCCGACCGAAGTGTTGGGCATATTGATTATGCTATAAGAAGACGTTTTGCATTTATTGATGTATTGCCAAAAGTGTTAGAAGGCGATTCGTTTGAATTGGAATTATTCAAAAATGTTTCAGCTTTATTTATACAAAACCTTGACGAGTATTTGCAAGACAATACGGTTGAACTAAAACTGTCTGAGCATTTATCAGAAGAATTCCGACCCGAAGATGTGTGGTTAGGGCATAGCTATTTTATCAAAGGCGAAGGCGATTTTTCGTTGAGGAAGAAATATGAAATTGTTCCCATTCTGAAAGAGTATGTAAAAGATGGTATTTTGAAAAAAAGTGCAGAAACCATTATTAACACACTATAG
- a CDS encoding GxxExxY protein codes for MTLDEITYKINGCAMKVHNTLGNGFQEVIYQRCLAIEMERAGLSFGREVEQTIYYDGIEVGTRRADFVVEGQVIVELKALINLEDVHLAQAKNYVVAYDFLIGLLINFGSTSLQFKKVFNKKYQENQNPANHKITKS; via the coding sequence ATGACATTAGACGAAATCACATACAAAATAAACGGTTGTGCGATGAAGGTGCACAATACCTTGGGCAATGGCTTTCAGGAAGTTATTTATCAGCGATGCTTGGCTATTGAAATGGAAAGAGCGGGTTTGAGTTTTGGTAGGGAAGTCGAACAAACCATTTATTACGATGGCATTGAAGTAGGCACACGTAGGGCAGATTTTGTAGTGGAAGGTCAGGTTATTGTAGAGTTAAAAGCCTTAATAAACTTAGAAGATGTGCATTTGGCACAGGCCAAAAACTATGTAGTAGCATATGACTTTCTGATCGGCTTGCTTATCAACTTCGGAAGTACCAGCCTGCAATTCAAAAAAGTATTCAATAAGAAATATCAGGAAAACCAAAATCCTGCAAATCATAAAATCACCAAATCCTGA
- a CDS encoding restriction endonuclease subunit S — MKVTEKYKQTEVGLIPSDWELVELGSISNISSGGTPNRGIAAYWNGGIPWVTTSQIDFNTINQSFEFITEEGLNNSAAKIYKKGTLLMAMYGQGKTRGKVAILGIDATTNQACAAIYVNKDILKEYVFCNLSGRYDEIRNLSNTGNQENLSGELIKKILIPLPPTKAEQSAIATALSDADALINSLEKLIAKKRNIKQGAMQQLLQPKEGWLNKSLGEIGEITGAGVDKLIVEGETPVRLVNYMDVFNRDFIYSKELNHWVTAPSHKANKCSVKQGDIFFTPSSEMRYDIAVSAVAMEDIPDAVYSYHLVRLRLFEDWDLNFRTYIFKTKYFLGQAEQICEGSGKRYVITLPKFRSMKIFYPPTKEEQTRIATILSDMDAEIATLEAKLEKYRKVKLGMMQNLLTGKIRLNQDLQDSGIDRIKNEVV, encoded by the coding sequence ATGAAAGTAACAGAAAAATATAAACAAACAGAAGTAGGGCTGATTCCAAGTGATTGGGAGCTTGTTGAGTTGGGCTCAATTTCAAATATTAGCTCAGGCGGTACGCCAAATAGAGGAATTGCGGCCTATTGGAACGGTGGTATACCTTGGGTTACAACTTCACAGATAGACTTCAATACGATAAACCAATCATTTGAATTTATTACCGAAGAGGGATTGAATAATTCAGCAGCTAAAATTTATAAAAAAGGAACTCTCTTGATGGCTATGTATGGCCAAGGTAAAACAAGAGGAAAAGTTGCAATACTTGGAATTGATGCAACAACTAATCAAGCTTGTGCTGCTATTTACGTCAATAAGGATATTTTAAAGGAGTATGTTTTTTGTAATCTTTCTGGTCGTTATGATGAAATAAGAAATCTAAGCAATACAGGCAACCAAGAGAATTTAAGTGGTGAATTGATAAAGAAAATACTGATCCCCCTTCCACCCACCAAAGCCGAACAAAGCGCCATCGCCACCGCCCTATCCGATGCCGATGCCTTGATAAACAGTTTAGAAAAACTCATTGCCAAAAAACGCAACATTAAACAAGGGGCAATGCAACAACTGCTGCAACCGAAAGAAGGTTGGCTAAATAAGTCACTAGGAGAAATTGGGGAAATTACTGGTGCAGGTGTAGATAAACTCATAGTAGAAGGTGAAACACCTGTCAGACTTGTAAACTATATGGACGTATTCAACCGTGATTTTATATATTCAAAAGAATTAAATCATTGGGTTACTGCTCCGTCTCATAAAGCGAATAAATGTTCAGTAAAACAAGGTGACATTTTCTTTACACCATCATCAGAAATGCGTTATGACATAGCTGTTTCAGCTGTTGCTATGGAAGATATTCCTGATGCTGTTTATAGTTACCACCTTGTAAGATTGCGTTTGTTTGAAGATTGGGATTTAAATTTCAGGACATACATATTCAAAACAAAATACTTTTTGGGTCAGGCAGAGCAAATCTGTGAAGGCTCGGGGAAGAGATATGTAATCACATTGCCAAAGTTTAGAAGTATGAAAATCTTCTATCCACCCACAAAAGAAGAACAAACCCGCATCGCCACCATCCTATCCGATATGGATGCAGAGATAGCTACTTTAGAAGCCAAGTTGGAAAAATACCGCAAGGTAAAACTGGGGATGATGCAGAATTTATTAACGGGGAAAATACGTCTGAATCAGGATTTGCAGGATTCAGGGATTGACAGGATTAAAAATGAAGTTGTATGA
- a CDS encoding virulence RhuM family protein — protein MKNEIVLYRPDELTEHIEVRLEDDTVWLTQLQMASLFGQTKQNISLHISNCFKEGELDKLATVKESLTVQIEGARRVNRKIEYYNLDVIISVGYRVKSKQGTQFRIWATNVLRNYLLKGYALNQRMDRIENNYESLNKEVRQISLQLKTQELPNQGIFFEGQIFDAYVFVADIIKKAKTDIILIDNYVDETVLTLLAKRPKNVNATIYTKTISKQLQLDLDKHNSQYPPIALKTFANSHDRFLIIDQKELYHLGASLKDLGKKWFAFSKMDSLTADVLAKLKLVK, from the coding sequence ATGAAAAACGAAATAGTTTTATATCGACCAGATGAGCTAACCGAACATATTGAAGTGAGGTTAGAAGATGATACCGTTTGGCTTACTCAGTTGCAAATGGCATCATTGTTTGGGCAAACCAAACAGAATATCAGTTTGCATATAAGTAATTGTTTCAAAGAAGGAGAATTAGATAAATTGGCAACCGTCAAGGAATCCTTGACAGTTCAAATAGAAGGAGCCAGAAGAGTTAATCGTAAAATAGAATACTACAATCTCGATGTGATCATATCTGTTGGTTATCGTGTAAAATCGAAACAAGGCACTCAATTTCGTATTTGGGCTACCAATGTGTTAAGGAATTATTTGCTGAAAGGCTATGCCTTAAACCAACGAATGGATAGAATTGAAAACAACTACGAAAGTTTAAACAAAGAAGTAAGACAAATCTCTCTGCAACTCAAAACCCAAGAATTACCCAACCAGGGCATCTTCTTTGAAGGGCAGATTTTTGATGCCTATGTTTTTGTGGCAGACATCATCAAAAAAGCAAAAACCGATATTATACTAATTGATAACTATGTGGATGAAACCGTGCTGACCCTATTGGCAAAACGCCCGAAAAATGTAAACGCAACCATCTACACCAAAACCATTTCTAAACAATTGCAATTAGATTTAGATAAGCACAATAGCCAATACCCGCCCATTGCCCTCAAAACCTTTGCCAATAGCCACGACCGTTTTTTGATTATTGACCAAAAAGAACTCTACCATTTGGGAGCATCATTAAAAGATTTGGGAAAGAAATGGTTTGCCTTCTCTAAAATGGATTCACTCACAGCCGATGTATTGGCAAAATTGAAACTTGTGAAATGA